The following is a genomic window from Dethiosulfovibrio salsuginis.
TAGGCCGCTACGGATTTTAGCGACAGATCTGGGAGAAACATCCTGCTCCCTATCATAACACAGCTAACACCGCCTAACGGTCTATAGGAGACCTAAAAAATATATGTGGTATACTAATATGATAGATATTGGGGGTGTATGCCCTAATTTCATATCAGGGAGAGTGATGGAAAGTTGACAGCGATCATAGAGGTTAAGGACCTGTGGAAGGTCTACGGTAGAAACGCCGCCGATGTAGACGTAGAGGATGAGGATCTGATCTCACAGCTTGACGAATCCGACGAGACCGTCGTGGCCATAAGAGGAATCTCCTTTGAGGTCCAAAAAGGAGAGGTCTTCGTGGTTATGGGGCTCTCGGGCAGCGGAAAGTCGACCTTGATCAGAAGCATACTGAGGCTCGTTACCCCTACTTCCGGCGATATTCTCGTCGAGGGGCTCAACGTCTCTTCCATGGGAGAGAAAGAGCTTGTCGAGTTCAGGAGAAACCACGTCGCCATGGTTTTTCAGCATTACGGTCTTTTACCTCACAGAACGGTCCTCCAGAACGTCGCTTTCGGTCTAAAGCTCAAGGATATTCCCCAAAAAGAGCGGATAGAGCGATCGATGGCGG
Proteins encoded in this region:
- a CDS encoding betaine/proline/choline family ABC transporter ATP-binding protein (Members of the family are the ATP-binding subunit of ABC transporters for substrates such as betaine, L-proline or other amino acids, choline, carnitine, etc. The substrate specificity is best determined from the substrate-binding subunit, rather than this subunit, as it interacts with the permease subunit and not with substrate directly.), which gives rise to MTAIIEVKDLWKVYGRNAADVDVEDEDLISQLDESDETVVAIRGISFEVQKGEVFVVMGLSGSGKSTLIRSILRLVTPTSGDILVEGLNVSSMGEKELVEFRRNHVAMVFQHYGLLPHRTVLQNVAFGLKLKDIPQKERIERSMAAIERVGLKGWEGYYPSSLSGGMRQRVGIARAIVMDAPILLMDEPFSGLDPLIRREMQDELVRLQEEMHKTIFFVTHDLDEAMRLGDRMAVMKNGEIVQLGHPSDILANPADEYVSRFVQDKREQLRKADERAMARAQEVVSHVS